One Paraburkholderia agricolaris DNA segment encodes these proteins:
- a CDS encoding YceH family protein: MNSTPDAVSRPSIRALTLLEGRVLGVLVEKQHTVPDSYPLSLNALTLGCNQKTGRSPVINATEAEVLTAVDGLKRLSLVMEGSSSRVPRFEHNMNRVLGLPSQSAALLTTLLLRGPQTAAELRLNSARLHGFADISSVEAFLDELAANDPPRVVKLARTPGERENRWMHLLCGEVSASDLAQPGGEDEVVPLSAFEAVKAEQKRLADELSRLQAVVQRMAAELGIEIDEASGTGD; encoded by the coding sequence ATGAACTCCACTCCCGACGCTGTTTCCCGCCCCTCCATCCGCGCATTGACCTTGCTTGAAGGGCGCGTGCTCGGCGTGCTGGTCGAAAAGCAGCACACCGTGCCGGACAGCTATCCGCTTTCGCTAAACGCACTGACCTTGGGCTGCAACCAGAAGACCGGCCGATCGCCCGTGATCAACGCGACCGAAGCCGAAGTGCTGACCGCCGTTGACGGCCTGAAGCGCCTGAGCCTCGTAATGGAAGGCAGCAGCAGCCGCGTGCCGCGCTTCGAGCACAACATGAATCGTGTCCTGGGCTTGCCGAGTCAGTCGGCGGCCTTGCTGACCACGTTGCTGCTGCGCGGTCCGCAGACCGCCGCCGAATTGCGCCTGAACAGCGCGCGCCTGCATGGATTTGCCGACATTTCGTCGGTCGAGGCGTTTCTCGATGAACTCGCGGCCAACGATCCGCCGCGCGTGGTGAAACTGGCCCGCACACCGGGCGAACGCGAAAACCGCTGGATGCATCTGCTGTGCGGCGAAGTCAGCGCGAGCGATCTCGCTCAGCCGGGCGGGGAAGACGAGGTGGTGCCGCTGTCGGCGTTCGAGGCGGTAAAAGCCGAGCAGAAACGGCTTGCCGATGAGCTGAGCCGGCTTCAGGCGGTGGTACAGCGCATGGCCGCTGAACTGGGCATTGAAATCGATGAAGCGTCTGGCACGGGAGACTGA
- a CDS encoding MipA/OmpV family protein: MTAPAKATRASQRSTPRFGQTARRSLLLAVALGLCAARAAYADDASPNAASEAGTSAATDSKWKIGVGPGLVITPKYPGSRQLNFFPFPSLDISYDDRIFSQGPDVLGVNVLRGPAYHVGAAFSFDFQTRKESDDPRLHGLGDVHGGPKLKLFADYTWWAFTGSVALYQDIAGHHQGTTVSTDFVASAPVGGWLFSVGPGFTWANGTYTRTFFGVSGQQSAASGLPTYGTSAGVRDIHMNAMVTYDFSKHWNGSVSATFGRLEHDAANSPITEKRFELNTLASVNYKF, from the coding sequence ATGACCGCGCCGGCCAAGGCCACGCGCGCGTCGCAGCGCAGTACGCCCAGATTCGGTCAAACCGCACGCCGGTCGCTGCTGCTCGCCGTGGCTCTCGGCCTGTGCGCCGCGCGCGCGGCCTACGCGGACGATGCAAGTCCGAATGCGGCATCTGAGGCGGGCACCAGCGCGGCCACCGACAGCAAATGGAAAATCGGCGTGGGGCCTGGCCTTGTGATTACCCCCAAATACCCGGGGTCGCGACAGCTGAACTTCTTCCCGTTTCCCTCGCTGGACATCTCCTACGACGACCGGATTTTCTCGCAGGGTCCTGACGTGCTCGGTGTCAACGTGCTGCGCGGCCCGGCCTATCACGTGGGCGCGGCGTTCAGTTTCGACTTCCAGACTCGCAAGGAGTCCGACGACCCGCGTCTGCATGGACTGGGCGACGTGCATGGCGGGCCAAAACTGAAGCTTTTCGCCGACTACACGTGGTGGGCGTTTACCGGCTCAGTGGCGTTGTACCAGGATATCGCCGGCCATCACCAGGGGACTACGGTCAGCACGGATTTCGTGGCGTCCGCGCCGGTTGGCGGCTGGCTGTTCTCCGTGGGTCCGGGCTTTACGTGGGCGAACGGGACTTATACACGGACTTTCTTCGGCGTGTCCGGACAGCAGAGCGCGGCCTCGGGATTGCCCACGTATGGCACCAGCGCCGGCGTACGGGACATCCACATGAACGCCATGGTGACGTACGACTTTTCCAAACACTGGAATGGCTCGGTTTCCGCGACTTTCGGGCGACTGGAGCACGACGCGGCCAATAGTCCGATTACCGAAAAAAGATTCGAGCTCAATACGCTCGCTTCGGTGAACTACAAGTTCTAG
- a CDS encoding helix-turn-helix domain-containing protein, producing MENTPSDDNAIDRRIAQRLRALRAERNWSLDDLAKLSNVSRATLSRLENAAVSPTASVLGKLCVAYGLPMSRLMHMVEEDFAPLVPRNAQAVWTDASSGFRRRSVSPPAQALSGEALECELDAGARIDYDASPRAGIEHHLILLEGQLQITVDGRSHDLQAGDCLRYQLFGPSAFATPAHSAARYILFIV from the coding sequence ATGGAAAACACACCCTCCGACGACAACGCCATCGACCGCCGCATCGCCCAGCGTCTGCGAGCGCTGCGCGCTGAGCGCAACTGGTCCCTCGACGATCTCGCAAAACTCAGCAACGTCAGCCGCGCCACGCTGTCCCGCCTCGAAAACGCCGCCGTGAGCCCCACGGCCAGCGTGCTGGGCAAGCTGTGCGTCGCCTACGGCTTGCCGATGTCGCGCCTCATGCACATGGTCGAAGAAGACTTCGCGCCGCTGGTCCCGCGCAATGCGCAGGCCGTCTGGACCGACGCGAGCAGCGGCTTCCGGCGCCGCTCCGTGTCGCCGCCGGCTCAGGCGCTGAGCGGCGAGGCACTGGAATGCGAACTCGATGCCGGCGCGCGAATCGATTACGACGCGTCGCCGCGAGCCGGCATCGAACATCATCTGATCCTGCTCGAAGGGCAATTGCAGATCACCGTCGACGGCCGGAGTCACGATCTGCAAGCCGGTGACTGTCTGCGCTATCAGTTATTCGGCCCCAGCGCTTTCGCCACTCCCGCGCACAGCGCGGCCCGCTACATCCTCTTCATCGTCTGA
- a CDS encoding D-amino acid dehydrogenase, which produces MSRIAIIGAGITGVTTAHALAQRGHHVTVFERHRYAAMETSFANGGQLSASNAEVWNSAATVLKGLRWMLTRDAPLLLNPMPTWHKYSWMGEFLRQIPHYRANTVETVRLAIAAREHLFSIAEREGIDFDLERRGILHIYKTRKEFDAANKVNALLREGGLDRNPVTATELQQIEPALQGDFFGGFFTPSDSTGDIHKFTRGLASACARHGVEFHYDAEITAIDQPAEGRFSMTVNLEGELQRFAFERIVVCAGVKSRDFAAMLGDHVNVYPVKGYSITVYLDDEVSQQRAPWVSLLDDSAKIVTSRLGVDRFRVAGTAEINGFNRDIRSDRIAPLVDWTRRHFPEVSTSRVIPWAGLRPMLPSMLPKVGRGKRRGVFYNTGHGHLGWTLSAATAQAVAGVIE; this is translated from the coding sequence ATGTCACGAATCGCCATTATTGGCGCCGGCATTACCGGCGTCACGACTGCTCACGCCCTCGCGCAGCGCGGCCACCACGTCACCGTGTTCGAACGTCATCGCTATGCTGCGATGGAGACCTCGTTCGCCAATGGCGGGCAGTTGTCCGCCAGCAATGCCGAAGTCTGGAACAGCGCCGCCACCGTACTGAAGGGCCTGCGCTGGATGCTCACGCGCGACGCCCCGCTGCTGCTCAATCCCATGCCCACGTGGCACAAGTATTCGTGGATGGGAGAGTTTCTGCGGCAGATTCCGCATTACCGCGCGAACACGGTCGAGACCGTCCGGCTCGCGATTGCGGCGCGCGAACATCTGTTTTCGATTGCCGAGCGCGAAGGGATTGACTTCGATCTGGAGCGGCGCGGCATTCTGCACATCTACAAGACCCGCAAGGAATTCGACGCGGCGAACAAGGTGAATGCGTTGTTGCGCGAAGGCGGTCTCGATCGCAATCCGGTGACGGCCACGGAGTTGCAGCAGATCGAGCCTGCGCTGCAGGGCGATTTTTTCGGCGGCTTCTTCACGCCTTCCGACTCGACCGGCGACATTCATAAATTCACACGCGGCCTCGCCAGCGCCTGCGCGCGGCACGGCGTCGAGTTTCATTACGATGCCGAGATCACAGCGATCGACCAGCCGGCCGAAGGACGGTTTTCGATGACGGTCAATCTCGAGGGCGAGTTACAGCGCTTTGCCTTTGAGCGGATCGTCGTGTGCGCCGGAGTGAAGAGCCGCGACTTTGCGGCGATGCTGGGCGATCACGTAAACGTCTATCCGGTGAAGGGCTATTCGATCACCGTGTACCTCGACGATGAAGTCAGCCAACAGCGCGCGCCGTGGGTCAGCTTGCTCGACGATAGCGCGAAGATCGTGACGAGCCGGCTCGGTGTTGATCGTTTCCGGGTGGCGGGCACGGCGGAGATCAACGGCTTTAACCGCGATATCCGCTCGGACCGGATCGCTCCGCTGGTGGACTGGACGCGCCGGCATTTTCCAGAGGTGTCGACGTCGCGCGTGATTCCGTGGGCGGGCTTGCGGCCGATGTTGCCGAGCATGCTGCCCAAGGTGGGCCGCGGCAAGCGGCGTGGCGTGTTCTACAACACCGGCCACGGGCATCTGGGGTGGACGTTGTCGGCAGCCACGGCGCAGGCGGTAGCCGGGGTTATTGAATAG
- a CDS encoding GNAT family N-acetyltransferase, with the protein MSATTITTFSADELVRHLPELGALLRACVHDGASVGFVLPHSVAESEAFWSGKVLPSLRAGALVLFVARHGESIAGTVQLDYDTMPNQRHRAEVRKLLVHPAFRRQGIAKALMVELERRARQLQRSLLTLDTRTGDKAEPLYTALGYQTAGVIPQFCRDTREERLDSTTIMYKAL; encoded by the coding sequence ATGAGCGCCACCACTATCACGACCTTCTCCGCCGACGAGCTCGTCCGGCATCTGCCCGAACTCGGCGCGCTGCTGCGTGCCTGCGTCCATGACGGCGCGAGCGTGGGATTTGTGCTGCCGCATAGCGTTGCAGAGAGTGAGGCGTTCTGGAGCGGCAAGGTGTTGCCGTCGCTGCGTGCGGGCGCGCTGGTATTGTTCGTCGCGCGTCATGGCGAGTCGATCGCGGGCACCGTGCAACTCGATTACGACACGATGCCCAATCAACGCCATCGCGCCGAAGTGCGCAAGCTGCTGGTTCACCCGGCGTTTCGCCGCCAAGGCATTGCCAAAGCGCTGATGGTGGAGCTGGAGCGCCGTGCGCGGCAACTGCAACGCAGCTTGCTAACACTCGATACGCGCACCGGCGATAAAGCGGAGCCGCTCTATACCGCGCTGGGTTATCAAACGGCCGGTGTGATTCCGCAGTTTTGCCGCGACACGCGGGAGGAGCGGCTCGATTCGACCACCATCATGTACAAGGCGTTGTGA
- a CDS encoding NUDIX hydrolase has translation MKHSHTTPDVSVDIVLLTLDDGRLKVALHRRERSPGKGSLALPGGYVHVDEDASMEATAYRVLRDKTGLVPRYLEQLRTFGGPDRDPRGWSVAVAHVALIPHAELSEAGAGVFHFYDVDELPELVFDHAGQVQEAVQRVRNKASYSTLPCWLLPELFTLTQLQGIYEQIFGETVSRGTFRSRLGIKVGELTPGEAADEADILIATDQFQGGNQRPARLFRVNRLSLFKRAFW, from the coding sequence ATGAAACACAGCCACACCACGCCGGACGTAAGCGTCGACATTGTTTTGCTGACTTTGGACGATGGGCGGCTGAAGGTTGCGCTACACCGGCGCGAGCGCTCGCCTGGGAAAGGCAGTCTGGCGCTACCGGGCGGTTACGTGCATGTGGACGAGGATGCTTCCATGGAAGCGACGGCCTACCGCGTGCTGCGGGACAAAACCGGGCTCGTACCGCGTTACCTCGAACAGTTGCGAACCTTCGGCGGCCCTGATCGCGATCCCCGCGGCTGGTCGGTTGCCGTCGCGCACGTCGCGCTGATTCCGCACGCCGAACTGAGCGAGGCCGGGGCAGGGGTATTTCACTTCTACGACGTGGACGAGCTTCCGGAACTCGTCTTCGACCACGCCGGGCAGGTTCAGGAGGCGGTGCAGCGCGTGCGCAACAAGGCAAGCTATTCCACGCTGCCGTGCTGGCTGCTGCCGGAACTGTTCACGTTGACGCAGCTTCAGGGCATTTACGAACAGATTTTTGGCGAGACCGTGTCGCGCGGTACGTTCCGGTCGCGTTTGGGCATCAAGGTGGGAGAACTTACGCCGGGTGAAGCGGCTGACGAGGCGGACATTCTGATTGCGACCGACCAGTTTCAGGGCGGCAATCAGCGTCCGGCTCGTCTTTTCCGGGTGAACCGGCTCAGTCTTTTCAAGCGGGCATTCTGGTAA
- a CDS encoding SLATT domain-containing protein, which translates to MKNPTAYEPPVDEDQLLLKWIRRARESQMSHYDMADLLCARERGIGWLVTVLTAFVGTAVFASLNSTAVSPALRIFVGVVSVAAAVSAALQTFFRYAERAEKHRAAGARYGAVRRRLEAIFAGDADARDGHYLAAIRDELDRLAEDSPNVPPRVFYRTQRTLADEPRRSRDA; encoded by the coding sequence ATGAAAAACCCGACTGCCTACGAGCCCCCGGTCGACGAAGACCAGCTTCTGTTGAAGTGGATCCGGCGCGCGCGCGAATCCCAGATGAGCCATTACGACATGGCCGACCTGCTCTGCGCGCGAGAACGCGGCATCGGCTGGCTGGTCACCGTGTTGACGGCCTTTGTGGGCACGGCCGTGTTTGCGTCGTTGAATTCGACGGCTGTGTCACCGGCGCTCAGGATTTTCGTGGGCGTCGTCAGCGTGGCAGCGGCGGTCTCCGCCGCGCTGCAAACATTCTTCCGATACGCGGAGCGGGCTGAGAAGCATCGTGCGGCCGGCGCGCGCTATGGCGCGGTGCGGCGCCGGCTGGAAGCGATCTTCGCAGGTGACGCGGATGCCCGCGACGGCCACTATCTGGCCGCGATTCGTGACGAACTCGACAGGCTGGCTGAAGATTCGCCGAACGTGCCGCCACGGGTCTTTTACCGTACGCAGCGAACCCTCGCCGACGAACCGCGCAGAAGCCGCGACGCCTGA
- a CDS encoding LysE family translocator, whose translation MPTATTLLAFALVSLGMVLTPGPNMIYLISRSLCQGRRAGLVSLGGVALGYVFYMFCAAFGITALLLTVPYAYDALRFGGALYLLYLAWQAVKPGGRSPFQVRDLPHDSRRKLFTMGLVTNLANPKIAVMYLSLLPQFISPGHGSVLSQSIALGCVQIVIAVTVNALIASMAGSIAGFLAGRPVWLLVQRWLMGTVLAGLAVRIAFDARR comes from the coding sequence GTGCCCACTGCTACAACGTTGCTCGCTTTCGCGCTGGTCTCACTCGGCATGGTGCTTACGCCGGGTCCGAACATGATCTACCTGATCTCGCGATCGCTCTGCCAGGGGCGGCGCGCCGGGCTCGTGTCACTCGGCGGCGTCGCGCTCGGCTACGTGTTCTATATGTTTTGTGCCGCGTTCGGTATCACGGCGCTGCTGTTGACGGTGCCCTATGCGTACGACGCGCTGCGTTTCGGCGGCGCGCTTTACCTGTTGTATCTGGCCTGGCAGGCGGTCAAACCGGGTGGCCGCTCACCGTTCCAGGTGCGCGACCTGCCGCACGACAGCCGCCGCAAGCTCTTTACGATGGGCCTCGTCACGAACCTCGCGAATCCGAAGATCGCGGTCATGTACCTGTCGCTGCTGCCGCAGTTCATTTCGCCGGGGCACGGCAGCGTGCTGTCGCAATCGATCGCGCTCGGCTGCGTGCAGATTGTCATTGCGGTCACGGTCAATGCGCTGATTGCCAGCATGGCGGGTTCGATCGCCGGCTTTCTCGCCGGGCGCCCGGTGTGGCTGCTGGTGCAACGCTGGCTGATGGGCACCGTGCTCGCCGGCCTGGCCGTGCGGATCGCGTTCGACGCGCGCCGTTAA
- a CDS encoding DUF4118 domain-containing protein — MEVQNARRWAPRGTRAWLTAAAALAIASGVRMLLHPLLGPIMPGTAFCIAAALVEYFCGLAPALAVMLLGLGIADYLFVPPYATITVFNSADLVLLISYPLVTLLVIFLIERLRRSQFRAELIASVAQSRYEMLLRHDNERLLARRAVDETHRLLRHLSHHHRTFVFIQALERDALQQVDDIKTQGLLPRLPNEIAPGPRFADVDTEDIQRLSKALWPGSHRVRMKGADGASRLTECMCERFTTHAGEFLVLRIGD, encoded by the coding sequence ATGGAAGTCCAAAACGCCCGTCGTTGGGCACCACGGGGAACACGCGCCTGGCTCACCGCGGCCGCCGCATTGGCGATCGCCAGCGGCGTGCGCATGTTGCTCCATCCGCTACTCGGACCGATCATGCCGGGCACCGCGTTCTGCATCGCGGCGGCCCTGGTCGAGTATTTTTGCGGGCTGGCGCCGGCGCTCGCGGTCATGCTGCTCGGCCTCGGCATCGCCGACTATCTGTTCGTCCCGCCCTACGCAACCATCACCGTATTCAATAGCGCCGACCTGGTTCTGCTGATCTCGTATCCGCTGGTGACGCTGCTCGTCATCTTCCTGATCGAACGTCTGCGCCGGTCGCAGTTTCGCGCCGAACTGATCGCCTCGGTCGCGCAGTCACGCTATGAAATGCTGCTGCGCCACGACAACGAACGCTTGCTCGCACGCCGCGCCGTCGACGAAACGCACCGGCTGCTGCGCCATCTGTCGCACCATCACCGGACCTTCGTTTTCATTCAGGCGCTCGAACGCGACGCGCTGCAGCAAGTGGACGACATCAAGACGCAAGGCCTGTTGCCGCGTCTGCCCAACGAAATTGCACCGGGCCCGCGTTTTGCCGACGTCGATACCGAAGACATCCAGCGGCTCAGCAAGGCGCTGTGGCCCGGCAGTCATCGCGTCCGCATGAAAGGCGCCGACGGCGCGTCGAGGCTGACCGAGTGCATGTGCGAACGCTTCACCACGCATGCTGGCGAGTTTCTCGTGCTGCGGATCGGAGACTGA
- a CDS encoding alpha/beta hydrolase — MSQPTSLFLPGDDHAVLMLHGLSSSPLELRFLARYLNAEGFTACAPVLPGYSAGSEEAAMEAWLDAAVREYDALAARFAHVSICGLSIGAALALALAHRRPAAQSLVLLSLTLSYDGWAIPWYRFLLNWAYFTPLRKRWRYREEAPFGLRNEALRAKIARAMQRSDFSEVGPSTISLPALHEASRLAASVRTQVRDIKTDCLIVHAIDDETSSPRNARFVAANIGAAFLRTIWLDDSYHMITSDNEREIVARETALFLRESEVAHGGGDSGKQPVVSKALARRLRQLAALGKERV, encoded by the coding sequence ATGAGCCAGCCTACGAGCCTGTTCTTACCCGGCGACGATCATGCCGTGCTGATGCTGCACGGACTGTCGAGTTCGCCACTCGAATTACGCTTTCTCGCGCGCTATCTGAATGCCGAGGGCTTCACCGCTTGCGCACCGGTCCTGCCGGGCTATAGCGCCGGTTCCGAAGAAGCGGCGATGGAAGCGTGGCTCGACGCCGCCGTGCGCGAGTACGACGCGCTGGCCGCGCGCTTTGCGCACGTCTCGATCTGCGGGCTGTCGATCGGGGCGGCGCTGGCGCTGGCGCTCGCGCATCGCCGTCCCGCGGCGCAGTCGCTCGTGCTGTTGTCGCTGACGCTCTCTTACGACGGCTGGGCGATCCCCTGGTATCGATTCCTGCTCAACTGGGCGTACTTCACGCCACTGCGCAAACGCTGGCGCTACCGCGAGGAAGCACCGTTCGGCTTGCGCAACGAAGCGCTGAGGGCGAAGATCGCCCGCGCCATGCAGCGCAGCGACTTCAGCGAAGTCGGTCCGTCGACGATTTCATTGCCGGCATTGCACGAGGCAAGCCGCCTCGCCGCGAGTGTGCGCACGCAGGTGCGCGACATCAAGACCGATTGCCTGATTGTTCATGCAATCGACGATGAGACGTCGAGCCCGCGCAATGCACGCTTTGTCGCCGCGAATATCGGCGCCGCCTTTTTACGCACAATCTGGCTGGACGATTCGTATCACATGATTACGTCGGACAACGAGCGCGAAATCGTCGCGCGTGAAACCGCGCTGTTTCTGCGCGAGAGTGAAGTGGCCCATGGCGGCGGCGACAGCGGCAAGCAACCGGTGGTCTCGAAGGCCCTGGCGCGGCGCCTCAGGCAACTCGCGGCACTTGGCAAGGAGCGCGTATGA
- a CDS encoding LLM class flavin-dependent oxidoreductase — protein MTSALPPRFGIWALVHGSRAALQDPDEPYDASWARNKALVLEAERLGYDSVLVAQHTINPHNSDFDQLEAWTASAALAALTGRIEIIAAIKPYLYHPVVLAKMAQQIEHISGGRFAINLVNAWNRPELERAGIGFAEHDARYAYGREWITVVDSLLRGERTRFRGAHFNVDDYLLRPADPFRSRPRIYVGGESEPARELVADKGDVWFINGQPLADVKALIANVAGRKRPESHEPLRFGLSAFVIARQSDEAANRHLDHLFTLAAKDAPLREQQKSNIDPKAVMFQTFAQTPRVGSNGGTAAGLVGSYDTVAQRIAAFHRAGIELFMLQFQPFETDMRIFAEEVIPRVRRLLG, from the coding sequence ATGACCTCGGCACTCCCTCCCCGCTTCGGCATCTGGGCATTGGTTCACGGCAGCCGTGCCGCGTTGCAGGACCCCGATGAACCGTACGACGCGTCATGGGCGAGAAACAAGGCCCTCGTTCTCGAAGCGGAGCGGCTCGGCTATGACTCCGTGCTGGTCGCGCAACATACGATCAATCCGCACAATTCCGATTTCGATCAACTCGAAGCGTGGACTGCATCGGCCGCGCTCGCGGCACTGACCGGGCGCATCGAAATCATCGCCGCGATCAAGCCTTATCTGTATCACCCTGTGGTGCTGGCCAAGATGGCGCAGCAGATCGAACACATCAGCGGTGGGCGCTTCGCCATCAATCTTGTCAACGCATGGAATCGCCCTGAACTGGAGCGTGCCGGCATTGGCTTCGCGGAGCACGACGCGCGTTATGCCTACGGGCGCGAGTGGATTACGGTGGTCGATTCCTTGCTGCGTGGCGAACGCACCCGGTTTCGCGGAGCGCATTTTAATGTGGATGACTATCTATTGCGGCCCGCGGACCCATTTCGCAGCCGTCCGCGCATCTATGTCGGCGGTGAATCGGAACCGGCCCGGGAACTGGTCGCGGACAAAGGCGACGTCTGGTTCATCAACGGCCAGCCCCTCGCCGATGTCAAAGCGCTGATTGCGAATGTCGCGGGGCGCAAGCGCCCTGAGTCGCATGAGCCGTTGCGTTTTGGTTTGTCGGCGTTCGTGATTGCGCGCCAAAGCGATGAGGCCGCCAATCGGCACCTCGATCATCTTTTCACGTTGGCCGCGAAAGACGCCCCGTTGCGTGAGCAACAGAAATCGAACATCGACCCGAAGGCGGTGATGTTCCAGACCTTCGCGCAAACCCCGCGCGTGGGCTCGAACGGCGGCACGGCAGCTGGCCTCGTCGGCAGCTACGACACCGTTGCGCAGCGGATCGCCGCGTTTCATCGCGCGGGAATCGAACTGTTCATGCTGCAATTCCAGCCGTTCGAGACCGATATGCGTATTTTTGCCGAGGAAGTTATTCCACGGGTGCGCCGTCTGCTCGGCTGA
- a CDS encoding class I SAM-dependent methyltransferase has protein sequence MTQNIYDDPIFFENYSQLGRSRQGLAGAAEWPALRAMLPEMGGLKVVDLGCGYGWFCRWAREAGAATVLGLDVSQKMLERAESSSNDPAVTYARVDLEHLDLPEAGFDLVYSSLAFHYIENLRGLFGMVHRALVPGGRLVFSIEHPIFMAPRQPGWSVDADGHKHWPLDSYQLEGPRVTNWLADGVVKQHRTIGTLLNHLIGAGLTIAHVDEWGPTEADLAARPELAEERERPMMLLVSAIRQP, from the coding sequence ATGACACAGAACATTTACGACGACCCCATTTTCTTCGAGAACTACAGCCAATTGGGTCGCTCGAGGCAAGGCCTTGCCGGCGCCGCCGAATGGCCGGCGTTGCGCGCGATGCTGCCGGAGATGGGTGGCCTGAAGGTGGTCGATCTTGGCTGCGGCTATGGCTGGTTCTGCCGGTGGGCGCGCGAAGCGGGCGCCGCCACGGTGCTCGGCCTCGATGTTTCGCAGAAGATGCTGGAGCGGGCGGAATCGTCGTCGAACGATCCCGCCGTGACCTATGCCCGAGTCGATCTCGAACATCTCGACTTGCCGGAGGCCGGTTTCGATCTCGTCTATAGCTCGCTCGCGTTTCATTACATCGAAAATCTGCGCGGCCTGTTCGGCATGGTGCACCGCGCGCTGGTGCCGGGCGGGCGCCTCGTGTTCTCGATCGAACACCCGATTTTTATGGCGCCGCGTCAGCCAGGCTGGTCGGTCGATGCGGATGGCCATAAGCACTGGCCGCTCGACAGCTATCAGCTGGAAGGACCGCGCGTGACGAACTGGCTCGCCGACGGGGTCGTCAAGCAGCACCGCACCATCGGCACCTTGCTCAATCACCTGATCGGCGCGGGCCTCACTATCGCCCATGTCGACGAGTGGGGGCCGACCGAGGCCGATCTTGCCGCGCGGCCTGAACTGGCGGAAGAGCGCGAGCGACCGATGATGCTGCTGGTGTCCGCGATACGCCAGCCTTAA
- a CDS encoding aliphatic sulfonate ABC transporter substrate-binding protein gives MPPVFSRSRILRRLCVCLTLIGGVLSAGVASANETVSISYQRSSTLFILLKRTGALEKKLNALGYDVSWHEFSTGLLQSLNAGSVDLHADVADAFALFTQAANAPLTYYAEETSAPTAQAIIVPPDSPIHSVADLRGKRVAVSKGSGCNFLLLSALAKAGLTINDIQVRYLEAPDALAAFRGGNIDAWAIWDPFLAAQQRDAHVRVVADGSGGVAQYNRFYTATTAFADKHPDVLRVVFDELNATGKWVKAHPQEAAQILGPVWGNIPGPTVELANSRRSYEIVPVKRDQLAEQQRIADTYRAAGLIPAALKATDIRIWTPPAK, from the coding sequence ATGCCACCCGTTTTCTCCCGCTCCCGAATCCTGCGACGCCTCTGCGTGTGCCTGACCTTGATCGGCGGCGTGCTGTCGGCCGGCGTGGCAAGCGCTAACGAAACCGTGTCGATCAGCTACCAGCGGTCGTCGACGCTGTTCATCCTGCTGAAACGAACCGGCGCGCTGGAAAAGAAACTCAACGCGCTCGGCTATGACGTGAGCTGGCACGAGTTTTCGACGGGCCTGCTGCAATCGCTGAATGCCGGCAGCGTCGATTTACATGCGGATGTCGCGGATGCGTTTGCGCTCTTCACGCAGGCTGCCAACGCACCGCTTACGTACTACGCCGAAGAAACCTCCGCGCCCACCGCCCAGGCGATCATCGTGCCGCCGGATTCGCCGATTCATTCGGTGGCTGACCTCAGGGGCAAGCGCGTGGCGGTATCCAAAGGCTCGGGATGCAACTTCCTGTTGCTGAGCGCTCTGGCTAAAGCAGGGTTGACGATCAACGACATCCAGGTGCGCTATCTGGAGGCGCCCGATGCGCTCGCCGCATTCCGTGGCGGCAACATCGATGCATGGGCCATCTGGGACCCGTTCCTCGCCGCACAGCAGCGTGACGCGCACGTTCGCGTGGTGGCGGACGGCAGCGGCGGGGTCGCTCAATACAACCGCTTTTACACGGCGACAACGGCCTTCGCCGATAAGCACCCGGACGTGCTGCGCGTCGTATTCGATGAATTGAACGCCACCGGCAAGTGGGTCAAAGCGCATCCCCAGGAAGCGGCGCAGATTCTCGGCCCGGTGTGGGGCAACATTCCGGGGCCGACTGTCGAATTGGCCAATAGCCGTCGCAGCTATGAGATCGTGCCGGTGAAACGCGATCAGCTGGCTGAGCAGCAGCGCATTGCCGACACCTATCGTGCGGCCGGGCTGATTCCCGCCGCCTTGAAAGCGACGGACATCCGTATCTGGACGCCACCGGCGAAGTGA